Proteins encoded within one genomic window of Deinococcus metallilatus:
- a CDS encoding C39 family peptidase produces the protein MTLSPLLRLCLALCTLGGAASALPASVTLGGIRHEYQGPDNCAPVTSLTVLGYYGTRVTQAQAASAMKDAPGDPQVTSLELAAYLGRFGLRSVIRYAGDGELLRELLSRGFPVVLQQRLKAGSNVAHFRTVYGYGPGYFLVSDPLRGPSLRLSTAELLELWRFYNGEYLVTYPPAKEGQVRAVLGDDFSAAANWQHLRSHGQQDTRARPNDPYVWWGLGKANLRLGNVQAAVNNFDRAVALGVPTLYFLYRQEAFEAWTKAGDHRKTLTWTTRALKAFPSSKELQQFQRRAQAALGG, from the coding sequence ATGACGCTTTCCCCGCTCCTCCGGCTCTGCCTCGCCCTCTGCACCCTGGGGGGAGCGGCCTCCGCCCTCCCCGCGAGCGTCACCCTGGGGGGCATCCGCCACGAGTACCAGGGGCCGGACAACTGCGCCCCGGTCACCTCCCTGACCGTGTTGGGGTACTACGGCACCCGCGTCACCCAGGCCCAGGCGGCGAGTGCCATGAAGGACGCCCCCGGCGACCCGCAGGTCACCAGCCTGGAACTCGCCGCGTACCTGGGCCGCTTCGGGCTGCGCAGCGTAATCCGGTACGCGGGTGACGGGGAGCTCTTGCGGGAACTGCTCTCCCGGGGCTTCCCGGTGGTGCTGCAACAGCGCCTGAAGGCGGGCAGCAATGTGGCACATTTCCGCACGGTCTACGGGTACGGCCCGGGCTACTTCTTGGTCAGCGATCCGCTGCGCGGCCCCTCGCTGCGCCTGAGCACCGCCGAGCTGCTGGAGTTGTGGCGCTTCTACAACGGGGAGTACCTGGTGACCTACCCGCCAGCGAAGGAGGGGCAGGTGCGCGCGGTGCTGGGCGACGACTTCAGCGCGGCAGCCAACTGGCAGCACCTGAGATCCCACGGGCAGCAGGACACCCGGGCCCGGCCGAACGACCCCTACGTCTGGTGGGGGCTGGGCAAGGCGAACCTGCGGCTGGGCAACGTGCAGGCGGCGGTGAACAACTTCGACCGGGCAGTGGCGCTGGGCGTGCCCACCCTGTACTTCCTGTACCGCCAGGAGGCGTTCGAGGCGTGGACCAAAGCGGGCGACCACCGCAAGACGCTGACCTGGACGACACGCGCCCTGAAGGCGTTTCCCTCCAGCAAGGAACTCCAGCAGTTTCAACGCCGCGCCCAAGCGGCGTTGGGCGGCTAG
- a CDS encoding methyltransferase family protein has protein sequence MRRSWEGAALLGALGAYGWALPRVRREYAEDGHLSRATAGVVYVAYGLHALGWLGAVRARAWPLTLPAPVAVSVGLPLALSGTGLFAAGWRALPPADDSGLATSGLITGGVYRVSRNPQNVGWALLLTGGAFVRRSGLGLGLAALFWMTFRAYVPVEEAFLERTYDEGYRRYRACTPHFLGWPSRDP, from the coding sequence ATGAGACGATCCTGGGAAGGCGCGGCCCTGCTGGGCGCATTGGGGGCGTATGGCTGGGCCCTGCCCCGGGTGCGGCGGGAGTACGCGGAAGACGGGCACCTGTCGCGTGCCACGGCCGGTGTGGTGTACGTCGCCTACGGCCTGCACGCCCTGGGGTGGCTGGGCGCGGTGCGGGCGCGGGCCTGGCCGTTGACCTTGCCGGCTCCGGTAGCCGTCAGCGTTGGCCTGCCGCTCGCGCTATCAGGAACCGGGCTGTTCGCAGCGGGCTGGCGAGCCCTGCCTCCCGCAGACGACTCCGGTCTGGCGACGAGTGGACTGATCACGGGCGGGGTGTACCGGGTGAGCCGCAACCCGCAGAACGTTGGCTGGGCCCTGCTGCTCACGGGAGGGGCATTCGTGCGCCGCTCCGGGCTGGGCCTGGGGCTCGCCGCGCTGTTCTGGATGACGTTTCGCGCCTATGTCCCCGTGGAGGAGGCGTTTCTGGAACGCACGTACGACGAAGGCTACCGCCGTTACCGCGCCTGCACGCCCCACTTTCTTGGCTGGCCGTCCCGTGACCCGTGA